One Flagellimonas sp. CMM7 genomic region harbors:
- a CDS encoding TolC family protein: MNLRIYLTTLILFISLTGICQKTWTLDECVSYAVEHNLQVKNSSFDKDSGNETYKQSIRNLLPNVTAFTDVTYNTGLGEDPTTGLLVNNDFYSTNFSLNMNIDLFQGFQKLNNIRASKFIYKATQEDVLQQKFLLAFRVMSAFYDIKFNEGLVTNSLEQLEISQSNYDLVNKQVELGIMAKADLYEAESNLLADKLLVTQNKNLLKLAKLTLLQEMNLTEENDIVLQDTLDSQPEKINEGQSVDSVYMVARNFVPLVKAQDFRVKAAKKQLQATRGGLFPSLSLVAGMRTRFSETNTDDNEETIPFKDQFDDNLARFVGAELSVPISLGWANQSRVKQQKIAYLQAKNNLEIQEQQLFQIIQQLVQTNEALIDEYDQSNKRVEAQELAFSIAQKRYEKGLINAIDLFQAKNLYAVTQNENLQVGMRLKISKSTLDFYNGLPIFNLN; encoded by the coding sequence ATGAATCTTAGAATATACCTTACCACTTTAATCCTTTTTATTTCCTTGACCGGGATTTGCCAAAAGACATGGACTTTGGATGAATGTGTTTCTTATGCCGTTGAGCATAACCTCCAAGTAAAAAATTCTTCTTTTGATAAAGACTCTGGCAATGAGACCTACAAACAATCCATTAGAAATCTATTACCAAACGTGACCGCCTTTACAGATGTAACGTATAATACTGGATTAGGAGAAGACCCAACAACTGGTCTTCTTGTAAATAATGATTTCTACAGCACCAATTTCAGCTTAAATATGAATATTGATTTGTTTCAAGGATTTCAAAAATTGAACAACATCAGAGCTTCTAAGTTTATTTATAAAGCAACTCAAGAAGATGTATTGCAACAAAAATTCCTTCTGGCTTTTAGGGTGATGAGCGCTTTTTATGATATAAAATTCAACGAGGGCTTGGTCACCAATTCTTTGGAACAACTGGAGATTTCACAATCCAATTATGATCTAGTCAACAAACAAGTGGAATTAGGGATTATGGCCAAAGCAGATTTGTACGAAGCTGAATCCAATTTATTGGCGGATAAACTATTGGTCACCCAAAATAAAAACCTGCTCAAATTAGCCAAGCTGACTTTGCTCCAAGAGATGAACTTAACAGAAGAAAATGACATTGTACTACAAGATACACTCGATAGCCAACCCGAAAAAATAAACGAAGGGCAATCAGTAGATTCTGTTTACATGGTGGCAAGAAACTTTGTGCCACTTGTCAAAGCACAAGATTTTAGGGTAAAAGCTGCCAAAAAACAATTACAAGCTACAAGAGGTGGTTTATTTCCTTCCCTTTCACTTGTTGCGGGAATGCGGACAAGGTTTTCTGAAACCAATACTGACGATAATGAAGAAACCATTCCTTTCAAGGACCAGTTCGATGATAACTTGGCTCGATTTGTAGGTGCTGAACTCAGTGTTCCAATTAGTTTAGGATGGGCAAACCAATCTAGAGTAAAACAACAAAAAATAGCATATCTGCAAGCTAAGAACAATCTTGAAATACAGGAACAGCAGCTATTTCAGATTATTCAGCAATTGGTGCAGACCAATGAGGCGTTAATAGACGAATACGACCAAAGTAATAAAAGGGTAGAAGCTCAAGAACTAGCTTTTAGCATTGCACAAAAAAGATACGAAAAAGGACTTATAAACGCCATTGACCTTTTTCAGGCAAAAAATTTATATGCTGTCACCCAAAATGAAAATCTACAAGTAGGCATGCGCTTAAAGATAAGCAAGAGCACTTTGGATTTCTATAATGGCTTACCAATTTTTAATCTTAATTAA
- a CDS encoding sigma-54 dependent transcriptional regulator, giving the protein MIDAKILVIDDNKSVLSALEILLQFEYKSVQTLFNPNQISSFPNMEQIDIVLLDMNFSAGVNTGNEGLYWLNEIKKKSPNTSVIMMTAYGAVDLAVKALKQGASDFVLKPWNNERLLTTVKSAHELRKSKEEIHKLKKKESNLKQVINDDKNFIIGNSKALTSVLNLVRKVAKTDVNVLITGENGTGKELIAREVHRLSSRKDEVFIGVDMGSIAENLFESELFGHTKGSFTDAKEDRSGKFEAAHQGTLFLDEMGNLSLQMQAKLLSSIQNKSVVRVGSNKSVNVDIRLVCATNCNLEQMVADGLFREDLLYRINTIQIEVPPLRERGEDIMILADFFLKRFANKYDKQGLRINNLAQEKLMEYSWPGNVRELQHTMERAVILSEGNVLKPTDFLLHSKPTQSMDNGPATLDEMELQMISRALDQHDGNYSAAADQLGISRQTLYNKLKKKNK; this is encoded by the coding sequence ATGATTGATGCCAAGATTCTAGTCATTGATGATAATAAAAGCGTGCTAAGCGCTTTGGAGATTTTATTGCAATTTGAATATAAAAGTGTTCAGACGCTTTTTAATCCAAATCAGATATCTTCCTTCCCCAATATGGAGCAGATAGATATTGTACTTCTAGATATGAATTTTTCCGCTGGCGTGAACACTGGGAATGAGGGCTTATACTGGTTGAATGAAATTAAAAAGAAATCACCCAACACCTCTGTTATTATGATGACCGCATATGGTGCAGTGGACCTTGCGGTAAAGGCCTTAAAACAAGGTGCGTCTGACTTTGTCTTGAAACCTTGGAACAATGAACGATTATTGACAACCGTAAAGTCGGCGCATGAACTTAGAAAATCTAAAGAAGAGATACACAAACTTAAAAAGAAAGAAAGCAACTTAAAACAAGTGATTAATGATGATAAAAATTTCATCATAGGGAATTCTAAAGCTTTGACTTCTGTTCTCAACTTGGTTAGAAAAGTGGCCAAAACAGATGTAAATGTTCTCATAACAGGAGAGAATGGTACAGGAAAGGAATTGATCGCCCGTGAAGTACACCGATTATCTTCCAGAAAGGATGAGGTTTTTATTGGGGTTGATATGGGCTCTATAGCTGAAAATCTTTTTGAAAGCGAACTTTTTGGGCATACAAAAGGGTCATTTACAGATGCCAAGGAGGATCGGTCCGGAAAATTTGAAGCTGCACATCAAGGCACTCTGTTCTTAGATGAAATGGGAAACCTTTCACTTCAGATGCAAGCTAAATTGTTGTCATCCATTCAAAACAAATCCGTGGTAAGGGTTGGTTCTAACAAATCCGTTAATGTAGATATTCGTTTGGTGTGTGCTACCAATTGCAATTTAGAACAGATGGTTGCAGATGGACTTTTTAGGGAAGATTTGTTGTACAGAATAAATACGATTCAAATTGAGGTACCTCCATTAAGGGAACGAGGAGAGGATATTATGATTTTGGCAGATTTTTTCCTAAAAAGATTTGCGAACAAATATGATAAACAGGGATTGCGGATAAATAATTTGGCCCAAGAAAAACTGATGGAATATTCATGGCCAGGGAATGTTAGGGAACTCCAGCACACTATGGAGCGTGCTGTAATCCTTTCAGAAGGAAATGTTTTAAAACCTACAGATTTCTTGTTGCACTCCAAGCCAACACAATCCATGGATAATGGTCCGGCAACTTTAGATGAAATGGAATTGCAAATGATTTCCAGAGCGTTGGACCAGCATGATGGAAATTATAGTGCAGCGGCGGATCAATTGGGTATTTCCAGACAAACCTTATACAACAAACTGAAGAAAAAGAATAAATAA
- a CDS encoding PAS domain-containing sensor histidine kinase, with product MASRNFYVQLIFRVLLITLTALALAFAVFKPWYFTLAFSIVFLIAQVYSLIAFINSTNRKISYFFDAIRNEDFTLRFPEKVSIKSFKELNQSLNRVNGLIQEVHLQLQIREQYYQEILKQASIGIMTFNDKGHILFSNPTLEKLLNYTPLNHIKQLAQVDEGLYQVFKSFKPFDRKLFQLTNEREQIQLALKSTPITLDGKSLILVVVQDIHEELDEKETESWVRLIRVLTHEIMNTITPIASISDSIIKYYKNDGKVVSSKSLDETQIKNTLKGLEVIKEQGGNLMDFVQSYRSLLNVPEPNRTIVSGKKLLGKIEVLMSTRQEDEQTNFYVECNPDNLEFFIDEKQIAQVLINLGKNALQSVRETKNGQVYIIAGIENDGVKYIEVKDNGPGIPTDLIDEIFVPFFTTKNEGTGIGLSLSKQVMQLHGGNLKVRSIPNKETVFRMTFA from the coding sequence ATGGCGAGCAGAAACTTTTATGTACAGCTCATTTTCAGGGTGCTTTTAATTACATTAACGGCCTTGGCCTTGGCCTTTGCTGTTTTTAAACCATGGTACTTTACCTTGGCCTTCTCTATTGTCTTTCTTATTGCTCAAGTATATTCCTTAATTGCTTTTATCAATAGTACCAACCGTAAGATTTCTTATTTTTTTGATGCAATTCGCAATGAAGATTTTACATTACGGTTCCCAGAAAAAGTTTCCATAAAATCCTTTAAAGAACTCAATCAAAGCTTGAATAGGGTGAACGGTCTTATACAAGAAGTTCATTTACAATTGCAGATAAGGGAGCAGTATTATCAAGAAATTCTAAAGCAGGCAAGCATAGGGATCATGACCTTCAATGATAAGGGGCATATCCTTTTTTCCAACCCTACCTTGGAAAAATTGTTGAACTATACACCATTAAACCATATTAAACAGCTCGCACAAGTAGATGAAGGACTGTATCAGGTTTTTAAATCGTTTAAACCGTTTGACAGAAAATTGTTCCAACTTACCAATGAGCGTGAACAAATACAATTAGCGCTAAAATCAACACCCATTACGCTGGATGGAAAATCACTGATATTGGTTGTGGTACAGGATATTCATGAAGAGCTTGACGAAAAGGAAACCGAATCATGGGTGCGACTTATTAGAGTGCTGACCCATGAAATTATGAATACGATTACCCCAATAGCTTCCATTTCAGATTCCATAATTAAATATTATAAGAACGATGGCAAAGTAGTGTCTTCTAAAAGTTTGGACGAAACTCAGATAAAAAATACGCTAAAAGGATTGGAAGTAATAAAAGAACAGGGAGGAAATCTAATGGATTTTGTTCAATCTTACCGTAGTTTATTAAATGTTCCTGAACCCAACAGAACCATAGTAAGTGGAAAAAAACTATTGGGAAAAATTGAGGTTTTAATGTCAACCAGACAAGAAGATGAGCAAACCAACTTTTATGTAGAATGCAATCCTGATAACCTTGAATTTTTTATTGACGAAAAACAAATTGCCCAAGTCTTGATTAATCTGGGTAAAAACGCACTGCAATCCGTTAGGGAAACCAAAAATGGGCAAGTGTACATTATTGCGGGAATTGAAAACGATGGGGTAAAGTATATTGAAGTAAAAGATAACGGACCTGGAATTCCCACAGATTTAATAGATGAAATTTTTGTTCCATTTTTCACTACAAAAAATGAGGGTACGGGTATAGGCTTGAGCCTATCCAAACAAGTAATGCAGTTGCATGGAGGCAATTTAAAGGTTCGGTCGATTCCAAATAAAGAAACTGTTTTTAGAATGACGTTTGCTTAA
- a CDS encoding 3-oxoacyl-ACP synthase — translation MKEQLLAFCWEHINDRTDRLQQRRVSLQESLNSETKSSAGDKHETGRAMVQLEQEKLGKQLFELEEIKRILHKVDIHKKSKKISLGSLVKTTTANYFVAISAGAVKIDDTAVFCISASSPIAQLLLGKEKGDGVIFNGTEIKILDVN, via the coding sequence ATGAAAGAACAACTTTTAGCGTTTTGTTGGGAGCACATTAATGATAGAACAGATAGGCTACAACAAAGAAGAGTCTCATTGCAAGAATCCTTAAACTCGGAAACCAAAAGCAGTGCAGGAGACAAGCATGAAACTGGTAGAGCAATGGTGCAATTGGAACAGGAGAAACTGGGGAAACAACTTTTTGAACTTGAAGAAATAAAAAGAATTCTTCATAAGGTAGATATCCATAAGAAGTCGAAAAAAATTAGCTTGGGAAGCTTGGTAAAGACTACTACAGCAAATTATTTTGTTGCCATTTCTGCAGGTGCGGTTAAAATTGATGATACAGCTGTTTTTTGTATTTCTGCCAGTTCACCGATCGCACAATTGTTATTGGGAAAAGAGAAGGGAGATGGTGTAATTTTCAATGGTACTGAGATTAAGATTCTCGATGTAAATTAA
- a CDS encoding helix-turn-helix domain-containing protein has protein sequence MIQKIYIPTHPALFKIVNFLSYVEITAKDILDGSMAIFPNATSNLLISLENEIKVQESLVGSSIYASCSSTVSLRPYAGMKFMTVQFNNFGLFYLKQIPAYELQDSLLHMDLFFTASDIDRISSQLKEIEHIQDKFIALESFIMNRIRIEKVDPRLPYAINALKSDRVISIDQLSESLCISSRSLQKIFKKCVGMSPAHFRKIVRFNRAANLLLNSSVDSLTDVTYLCGYYDQAHFIKDFRAFGGISPSEFLKLKAHRSDFYNYNLKEIDSLALK, from the coding sequence GTGATACAAAAGATATACATACCAACCCATCCCGCTCTCTTTAAGATAGTGAACTTTTTGAGCTATGTTGAGATTACTGCTAAAGACATATTAGACGGCTCTATGGCAATATTCCCAAATGCCACGAGTAACCTTTTAATTTCATTAGAAAATGAAATAAAGGTGCAAGAAAGTTTAGTGGGCTCTTCTATTTATGCATCATGCAGTAGTACAGTTTCCCTGCGACCTTATGCAGGTATGAAATTCATGACAGTTCAGTTCAATAACTTCGGATTGTTTTATTTAAAGCAGATACCTGCCTATGAATTACAGGACTCTCTATTACACATGGATCTTTTCTTTACTGCAAGTGATATAGATCGAATCTCATCACAACTCAAAGAAATAGAACACATTCAAGATAAATTCATTGCACTTGAATCATTTATAATGAATCGTATAAGAATAGAAAAAGTAGATCCTAGACTGCCTTATGCTATTAACGCATTAAAATCGGATAGGGTTATCTCTATTGACCAACTAAGTGAATCATTGTGTATTTCGAGCCGAAGTTTGCAAAAAATATTTAAGAAGTGTGTAGGCATGAGTCCGGCTCATTTTAGAAAAATAGTGCGCTTCAATCGAGCCGCCAATCTTCTTTTGAACAGCTCTGTTGATTCTCTTACCGACGTCACCTATTTATGTGGATATTATGATCAAGCGCACTTCATTAAAGATTTTAGAGCATTTGGAGGTATTTCACCATCTGAGTTTTTGAAACTTAAGGCACATCGTTCGGATTTTTACAATTACAATCTTAAGGAAATTGATAGCCTGGCCCTCAAATAG
- a CDS encoding amidohydrolase family protein, with product MKKTLIVLLIFPILSFSQVDIQPIIDMHLHDYTEQTYFTAPAPDGIMSPKDYQTYRNELLKVLKKHNIEKAIVSTIGGPNKLDDDGILIPGYYTNSPPKDTIAFKELIESGKLKVFGEIGAVYDGFTLSDPKFEPFLKICERYDIPVALHTGGGPTDITYRCCPNFRIKLGDPYTIENVLAKFPKLRIYMMHAGEVYYENALRLMLQYSQLYTDLGVVLWIHEQPMDYAEQFLRKAKKYGLIDRVMFGSDQMVWPHAIEKSINQLNSYDFLSEDDKRKILYNNAVEFLKLKE from the coding sequence ATGAAAAAAACACTTATTGTACTGCTAATATTTCCAATTTTAAGTTTCTCTCAAGTAGATATTCAACCTATTATTGATATGCACCTTCATGACTACACTGAGCAAACGTATTTCACAGCCCCTGCGCCAGATGGTATAATGTCACCGAAAGACTATCAAACCTACAGAAACGAATTGCTGAAAGTTCTCAAGAAGCATAATATCGAAAAAGCAATTGTCAGTACTATCGGAGGGCCAAATAAATTGGATGATGACGGAATTTTAATTCCTGGATATTATACAAATTCTCCACCAAAAGATACTATTGCCTTTAAAGAATTGATTGAATCTGGAAAACTGAAAGTTTTTGGAGAAATAGGAGCCGTATATGATGGCTTTACATTATCAGACCCAAAATTTGAACCATTCTTAAAAATTTGCGAACGATATGATATTCCAGTAGCTCTTCATACTGGAGGCGGTCCAACGGATATTACCTATAGATGCTGTCCGAATTTTAGAATAAAACTAGGAGACCCGTATACAATAGAAAATGTACTTGCTAAATTTCCGAAACTGAGAATTTATATGATGCATGCGGGCGAAGTTTATTATGAAAATGCATTACGATTAATGCTCCAATACTCTCAGCTATATACTGACTTAGGAGTTGTTCTTTGGATTCATGAGCAACCGATGGATTATGCAGAACAATTTTTGAGAAAAGCGAAAAAATATGGGTTAATTGACAGAGTTATGTTTGGATCTGACCAAATGGTATGGCCTCATGCTATTGAAAAAAGTATAAATCAATTAAATAGTTATGATTTTCTATCCGAAGATGATAAAAGGAAAATACTTTATAACAATGCAGTGGAGTTCTTAAAATTAAAAGAATAA
- the arfB gene encoding alternative ribosome rescue aminoacyl-tRNA hydrolase ArfB gives MNKEQILKELQFKAIRSSGAGGQHVNKVSSKVELTFNPQSSYGLSDAEKGRLLLKLDARLTKEGLLILQCDEARSQHKNKALIIKRFFDLLKKSLEVPKKRKATQPSKSSVEKRLKSKKIDSNKKAYRKKPDLD, from the coding sequence TTGAACAAAGAACAGATCCTTAAAGAACTTCAATTTAAAGCCATACGAAGCAGTGGAGCTGGTGGTCAGCACGTAAACAAAGTTTCTTCCAAAGTAGAATTGACTTTTAATCCACAATCTTCTTACGGTTTATCCGATGCAGAAAAAGGTAGGTTGTTGTTAAAGCTAGATGCTAGATTAACGAAAGAAGGGTTGCTTATTTTGCAGTGCGATGAAGCTCGAAGTCAACATAAAAACAAAGCTCTTATCATAAAACGTTTTTTTGATCTACTTAAAAAGTCCTTGGAGGTTCCTAAAAAAAGAAAAGCTACACAGCCCTCAAAATCTTCTGTTGAAAAACGATTAAAATCTAAAAAAATAGATTCTAATAAAAAGGCGTATCGCAAAAAACCTGATTTGGATTGA
- a CDS encoding sulfate/molybdate ABC transporter ATP-binding protein, which yields MLDVHIPSFSYQDQAILENISFQVAKGEHLALMGESGSGKSTLLKIIYGLLHVENGAIFWGDVQALGPNYNLVPGESYMKYLSQDFDLMPFITVEENIGQHLSVFERETHQQRIQELLALIELEAYAKTKVKNLSGGQQQRVALARVLAQEPELLLLDEPFGHIDNFKRNSLRRNLFPYLKEKEITVLTASHDPNDVLPYAENTIVLEKGRIVANQKTKKLYKNPLNYYIASLFGEVNKLPIKLLKSYAEIDKSVLVYPHEFQVSDTSGLEVSVKDSFFKGSHFLNEAMANEETILYFNTSKKLKKGDTVFLNVSLETINSRLQIEQRTDP from the coding sequence ATGCTAGACGTTCATATACCTTCTTTCAGTTATCAAGACCAAGCTATTTTGGAAAATATTTCTTTTCAGGTAGCAAAGGGCGAGCACTTGGCGTTGATGGGGGAAAGTGGGTCTGGTAAAAGTACCTTGCTCAAAATTATTTATGGGCTTTTGCATGTTGAGAACGGAGCTATCTTTTGGGGTGATGTACAAGCTCTTGGCCCTAATTATAATCTAGTTCCTGGGGAGTCTTACATGAAATATCTTTCGCAGGATTTTGATTTGATGCCCTTTATAACTGTTGAAGAAAATATTGGACAACATCTGTCTGTGTTTGAGCGTGAAACGCACCAACAACGTATCCAAGAACTTTTAGCGCTTATAGAACTTGAGGCTTACGCAAAAACCAAGGTTAAAAATTTGAGTGGAGGCCAACAGCAGCGCGTAGCTTTAGCTCGCGTTTTGGCCCAAGAACCTGAACTATTACTTTTAGATGAGCCTTTTGGACATATTGATAATTTTAAAAGGAACTCCTTACGGAGAAATCTATTTCCATATCTAAAGGAAAAAGAGATAACCGTTCTTACTGCCAGCCATGACCCCAATGATGTTCTACCTTATGCGGAAAATACCATTGTTTTAGAAAAAGGAAGGATAGTTGCAAATCAGAAAACAAAAAAGCTTTACAAAAATCCCCTCAATTACTACATAGCTTCGCTTTTTGGGGAAGTAAATAAACTCCCTATTAAGCTTTTAAAGTCTTATGCCGAAATTGATAAATCGGTTCTAGTTTATCCGCACGAATTTCAAGTTTCAGATACTTCTGGTCTGGAAGTGTCTGTAAAAGACTCTTTTTTTAAAGGAAGTCATTTTCTAAATGAGGCCATGGCCAATGAGGAAACCATTTTGTATTTCAATACTTCAAAAAAACTAAAGAAAGGTGATACTGTTTTCCTTAATGTATCTTTGGAAACAATCAATTCACGTCTTCAAATTGAACAAAGAACAGATCCTTAA